Genomic segment of Gouania willdenowi chromosome 17, fGouWil2.1, whole genome shotgun sequence:
GACTGGTAGACAAGCCATGAAAGTACCGACACCTTTATAACATATCCCAGAACGAGTACAAATACTACAAAGAAGTGCTAAGAATTGTGGGAAATTTAGGGTTTCTAACATTCATGCTGGACAATACCTCCAAGAGCTCATTGAGAtgaaaaacctctttttcaaagTCTTTCAAAGCATTTTCAGGACTTCCTTCATACCTACAACCATCAGACTTTATATGTGTATTTATagatgtgtgtatttatttattctattctatttgcaattattttgttttcagtgttgctttttttataGCTCTTTCTCATTGTACTAACCCTGTGTATTTGCTGCTGTGAAAACAAAATGTTCCAATTGTGGGACCAATGATTTATTGTTGTATACATTTATCTTACTTGTCCTTTATGTTTATCTTATGTGGTGAACAGTGAAGGTTACCAGCCAATCACTTATTATCCAtcacattcatttttattaagtACTGTTCCCCATCTCACTATCATAGAAAACCTTTTAATCCATacgtaaataataaaatataatatagtatttttaaaacattttttattgacaGTTTATTTTCGTTAGCTGCCTTGTATAACTGATCAAATATGTTGCTGAAATAGTTACAAATAAAATTCTAAATGAGTACACATCAAGCTACAACTATGTTGCTTAAAATTAATTCTACTCACAAGACAATATAAAAAAGCTCTGGACAAATACTGTTTAAAGTCAGTCAGTTGCCTGAACGTTGCCTGAAAGTTTGTAGTAGACTTTTACACTTGCGAGTTCTACCCTTTTGTTTGGTAAACTGAGTGACATGCTGCATACCCGTGCCCAGTGGCCCCAACCTTTTGTGTGCCACGGACCACTGTCATACCAGATCAAGTTTCTGTGGACATGAAGGGGAAAGTGGCTTGTGCAGAAAGTTTGAGGTGGCGTGTTTATTACTTGCATCTCCCCAACAGCATCTCTGCGCTACCCTTCCTCACCAAATTAAGGTATCAAGGTACCAAATGGTCCATTGATCATTACCGCATTGATCAGCACCGGAAAATAGTATGACCCACAGGCAGGTGCagacacacgcagagatcatcgctgcactgaatgttgacacaaaacacagcggagatggaaaaaaaagactccagttaacctttctagtgtaagaaaataatttaaataaaacaatagtcaatgttaacagccactgaaagtGTGTAAGGGAGAGAAATGCAGCAGAAAGGATGTGCTCGGAGCTCCTGTGTCTTCCTCTACATGTTTTCACTGTCAAACTTTCGTATCACGTTGATGGTAGGAGCATCAATTTACGCAGCAATGGAACAATGTTCTCATCTGAGAGAGAAGGGGCTCAGAAGGAACTGACGGAGCAGACACATTAGATTATGGGGGAAAAcaacattaggttttaaagtttattaaacagcgtttttatttgttcattttgttttctacattattaaatgtttatgcagcagacagagaagtccatctgcctccaatttaccttcttcaaatgtcgttttgtgcttctgtgcactcatcTCTCCACGTTaaacgagcaaaatgttcatttaaatagggcggtctcaaccacgtctatacgcTCACCTACAAGTGGCGCAATGTTAGTGAAATCTCCACAACAGGTGAagaaacagcgccaccaaaggatttagggatgcACCTGTTTTTActccctttatttcagatcttagtgaatacgCCCCTTAGTTTCCCTGTGATGCCATTAGGTCCGCCTCTATGTAATAGGAGAGAAAGATGGGTGGTGGTAGCCAGGGGTGGAAaataacaaattacatttactcttgttactgtaattgagtagcttttttgtgtacttctacttttttgagtaacctgtaattttacttttacttaagtaaatttagtttcaagtaacagtacttcactacattggaaatagattccgttgcagagtaaaataaatcctgcacGCTCGTCCCATGTCTGTTTTCGttacataaattacaatatttaaccatatttttcatcagtccctGGGGGTTTACTGGTGTGAGGCCGAGGGCTCCGCAGCACCTCATCTTCCCTCCCACCGCAGCCTCTTCCTCCCTCCCGTCCTCACGGGGTGATCCTGCCTATCGATCTCTCTGGTCTCCCTCCAGAGTCTCCCGTgcgcctcgtcctccagcagtgcctgataagccaCTGTGTGTCTTTACGCATTGAGAGTGTGTTCCTTtatataacagctacaggtgttgcagccaattgatcagcagttttgcacaatgatcatgtgatttcaattacaattattattattaatataaaactgtatttgcaGGCATGCGCATTTCAATCCCGggcgtcagtataatttttGACATAAGCACTTACCTCATCGAATTTACAttcttgacatttattttattttatttatccaggttagccacaccatgtcttgttctcatgcacgttattttgaaatggtggtctttaataataatttaataaaacggAAAATTGtgtgcccctaggggtacacgtgcccccatttaagaaacactggtataaatggttattacataatatactgtacatttccgTGTGGAAAAATTCTTTAAGACTTAACGAAATGTTGGTATCACCTGAATCACATCTGTAGAGTCACTGTGTGCTCACATCTTCTCATGCCAGATTAGGTGAATGACCTTCACAGGCTTCAACAGTATCTGGGAGTCTTATCTGGTAGAACTTCTACTTAATTTGCATTGTATCCATtgtcttaaagctgcaatatgtaactttttttttggcatcatttggtcaaaaatccataatcatctttgagcatattgtaatcaaagtgttctgagtggacagtgaatctcttctccttttcCTGGTCCTGTAAAATGACATTCAGAAATCAAAGATCTTTTTACAAATTCATGCTACATGAAaacatgagctgtttttggcaGAAGCCTCCATAACAGCGtgagacacaacagttacacggtgaatcaagaggaaaaaggcagaccgaggtagagaagcaacagtttacaGCCACAAACACTGAGGGAGGTcagtaccacacacacacttgtgtcAGGGAGAGAGTGAGGACAGATGGGATGAATCGTGTGTAAaccaagagaagcttattcaagatGAATAACTTTTATAGCCTGGATGCAGAGTGATGATCAGTAGGCAGCTGGGATCACAGCCGCCTCTGTGTGCTATCTGGCGGGGACGGCAGCAGTCGCTGCtaaggacagtaactacagagtgatacgtgtattcatgttagagtctctaaaacaccagaaaaatctccaataacacaagataaagttcaTACACTTGTCACTtgtctatattgagaaaaaagtcactaagagcgttcacaatagacaccggtaagggaggttttttgtttcggtttcaaaacagagcagagagaggattctgcaaactgcagctttaagaatcAGATGTAACACCCAGTGAGAATAACACTTATGCAAGACTGCCTTGTTTTTGGCACTTTCTCTGattaccggactcaaaacgctactcactttgttcttcttcttcttgttgtgtacactagttaaaatcacgaCTCcgctgttattcgtgaacggatcgggctgaaatttggtagataTACAGTTTTTCTCGAATGTCAGGACACATTTCAGGAAACTGCCCTCCATTTTCTCTAAACTctaaacacaaaacacttttctcaagCTAGCTCCACAAAAACTCGCAGTCTCTTTACAAAACTAAACTCTCACTCCAAAACCCAAACTTTCACCACAAAACTGTTGCTCCTATGGCCAAAACCAAACTTTGACAACAAAATGGTCCTCACAGCttgcaaaaatgtaaacactatTGGATATCTATCACACACttcaataaaaattgaaaacacaatgttcagggtgtgatgttctcagtaCCCCATCATTTGTATAGTAATCACATCTGTATAGTAATCAATAGTAagtcacagattatttttaggGGAATAGAACCTCATTTATTGACAACCTGTACAAACATactttttccaaaacaaattTCAAAAGAGAACAAAAGCATACATGGGGATACATGTCACAAATTCTTACAGTAAAGAGGTTCTATGGGGTCTGTGGGGGGGCCTGTGCAGGGGCCTGTGGGGGGGCCTGTGCGGGGGCCTGTGGGGGGGGCTGTGCGGGGGACTGTGCACGGGCCTGCGCATCACGTCGTCGGGTGGGGTCAGGCCACAGGACCTCGTCCACATCGCAGGCTATGTTTTCCCTCGCCAGGCAGCGGGGGAAGAAAGCTCTGGCATGCCGGACCCAGCCTGAGTAATCCCCCACATCATCACAGGCCAGGTCCATGGCCCTGAGGAGGTTCTCTCTACTATATGGTTGCCGGTCATACACCTTCCACCGCCATGATGAGAAGAACTCCTCTATGGGGTTGAGGAAAGGTGAGTAGGGTGGCAGACATACATTGAGGAATTGTTGGTGTATATTGAACCACTCTCTTATCTGGTTGGTGCGGTGAAAACTGACGTTGTCCCAGATGATGACATAGATGGGAGGAGGCTGTGCTGGAACCAGATTCTGCTGCTCACGGTCAATCAGGATGTCCCGTCGGTCTCCCAGGAATGTGAGGAGACGCTGGGTGTTGAAGGACCCAAGGAGAGCCTGCCTGTGGAGAAGCCCTTCTGAGGTCATGGCTGCACATAGGGAGATATTCCCCCCACGTTGGCCAGGAACGTCCACAATTGCTCTTTGGCCAATTATGTTACGGCCTCTCCTCCGTCTCTTGGTGAGGTTGAAGCCAGCCTCATCCAGGAAGATGTATTCATGTTGTCTCATCATGGCGTCCAACCCCAAGATTCTCTGTGGAAATGAATAGAGTATGGGTAGTGTCACAGAAGGAGTACTACAGTACACTGTGGGCTACTGTGCAGTACAGTGAGCTTGTACACCCACTGTACTGTGAACAATCAACATTGTATACCCGTATGTATACTTACTTGCACATACTGGAAACGTAGCTCTTTGATTCTGTCCGAGTTACGCTCAAAGGGAACTCTATAAGCTTGCTTCATGCGTAGCTTCTGGCGACGGAGGACTCTGTCTATGGTGGCCAAACTGACTCTGTCAATACCTCCAAAATTTATGTTGTCAGCTATGACTCTCTCCTTTATTTCCCTGAGTCTGATGATGTTGTTTTCCCGGACCATGTCCACAATGAGGATCTCTTGCTGTGCTGTAAATAGGGGAGCCCTTCCACCATGATGTGGCAATCTTTCAACCCTATAGAAACAAATATGCTTTCACTCTTCAAAAAAAGACTTACAATCTACAATACAAACATCAATGGAAATGTCCAGTCTCCCAAAGCAAACGTAATGTGGTGAAACCAATTTAGATTGTGGGCTACAAACATTTAGACAAAGTAACTACAGTACATACCTGTTGTGTTGTCTGAATGCCCGAATTATGGTGGACACTGAGAACCTGCTGAGGTTGGGTTGGACTCTTAGTCCAGCTTCTCTCAGTGACATTCCATGGACAATGACATGGTCAATGACAGTAGCTCGCATTTCATCTGTGATGATTGTACGTGGTTGTCTTGCTCTTCCTCCTTGcactcctcctctccctcctcgCCCTCCTTGGCCTGCTCCTCGCCCTCCTCTGACACGAACTCCGCCTCTGTACATTCTGTTGCCGTTTGGCACCTTCAGCAAACTGTGCATTCTAAACTGGCCTATATAGGTGTTGTCACATCATTGGCAGGTGTCTTCAATTTTGAGTCGTTGTGCATTCTCAAGCGGCCAATATGGATGGTGTCACATGTGTCTTCAATTTTGAGTCACAGTGTTTAAGCAATGACACCCGTGCTTTCATTGTGTTCAACTTTTGATGTCTGAGTCTACCATTTTGCATTGTGTGAGCAAAAGTGTGTTTTAGCAAGTGTGAAAGTGTTTAGCATAAGTGTGAATGTGTTTAGAGCAGTGCAAATGTGTTTAGAGTTCTGCAACATGTGTTTTGGCAAATGCAAATGTGTTCAGAGTTTTGTGAAATTGGAGATTGAGGTGAAATGTGTTTATAGTTAAGCCAACTAGAGGCcagatttattaaagtgtttaggCAACTGGTCATTGTGCTCAGAGATCTAGAAATTGTGCTTTAGCaatcgagaaaaactgtaatctatggatgtgtacgcatggacgctcggagcccgatttttgatttggggccccaaaagaagaaaaaaaaacgaaagtcgatttctcatttatttgcaagtcaaacgacggttggtggtaccgagtcattggcacataccaatactgtatataaattaccccgtacgtgtcaaaGGGTCGCCAGGGGACCCCCGGggtcccatttttcaaatgactactccgttagttctcgttagatcagaatgcagtttggtatgaatgattatgatgagatgctcggagccctttttttaaaatggggccCGGGAGCCTaccccccatttctggtaatttctaattttatgggaacatagtcatgtgatatatcgtttcaaaggtaattcaacatagattacaattatgcctcgcacaattcgaaTAGGGGCCCGTGGGCCCATCCCCCTTTTTTCGGCAATTTCTatgaaagttgttttctcatttatttgtgagtcaaatattgcgacaattggtggtaccgaatcattgacacataccaatatgtGAATGGGAcccattactccatatgtgccaTGGGGGCGCCAGAGGGCCCCCGGGGTCCCAATTTCagatgactactcctccgttattgctcattgaatcgggctgtaatttgacatggatattctgtGAGCAGATGTCAAGAGCTTCTCTGAGACTTTTTTGAAAGGGGGGAATGGGGACCCACCCTCTTTTCCGcttatttctaaatttatcggaacatactTAGTCGTGTGATAtgtcgtttcaaaggcaattcaacctGGATTACGATTTTACGTCACACAGTTTGCTTTGCTTTACTTGGTGgagccgagtcatttgactaaattctcgggaacgtggtacgtgctattctgcATGGAGACATTCCAcaggcccggccgtagttcatcggAACTTGTTTTGTGAAGTTGTCTCTCTTTGCAACAAAGAAATCACACAATAATTATATCTCAGGTCCTACCCATCAAATCATTATGATGTGAAATTTCT
This window contains:
- the LOC114478893 gene encoding uncharacterized protein LOC114478893 — encoded protein: MHSLLKVPNGNRMYRGGVRVRGGRGAGQGGRGGRGGVQGGRARQPRTIITDEMRATVIDHVIVHGMSLREAGLRVQPNLSRFSVSTIIRAFRQHNRVERLPHHGGRAPLFTAQQEILIVDMVRENNIIRLREIKERVIADNINFGGIDRVSLATIDRVLRRQKLRMKQAYRVPFERNSDRIKELRFQYVQRILGLDAMMRQHEYIFLDEAGFNLTKRRRRGRNIIGQRAIVDVPGQRGGNISLCAAMTSEGLLHRQALLGSFNTQRLLTFLGDRRDILIDREQQNLVPAQPPPIYVIIWDNVSFHRTNQIREWFNIHQQFLNVCLPPYSPFLNPIEEFFSSWRWKVYDRQPYSRENLLRAMDLACDDVGDYSGWVRHARAFFPRCLARENIACDVDEVLWPDPTRRRDAQARAQSPAQPPPQAPAQAPPQAPAQAPPQTP